The proteins below come from a single Salvelinus alpinus chromosome 18, SLU_Salpinus.1, whole genome shotgun sequence genomic window:
- the LOC139544281 gene encoding serine/threonine-protein phosphatase 6 catalytic subunit — MAPLDLDKYVEIARQCKYLPENDLKRLCDYVCDLLLEESNVQPVSTPVTVCGDIHGQFYDLCELFRTGGQVPDTNYIFMGDFVDRGYYSLETFTYLLALKAKWPDRITLLRGNHESRQITQVYGFYDECQTKYGNANAWRYCTKVFDMLTVAALIDEQVLCVHGGLSPDIKTLDQIRTIERNQEIPHKGAFCDLVWSDPEDVDTWAISPRGAGWLFGAKVTNEFVHINNLKLICRAHQLVHEGYKFMFDEKLVTVWSAPNYCYRCGNIASIMVFKDVNTREPKLFRAVPDSERVIPPRTTTPYFL, encoded by the exons atggcgCCGTTAGACTTGGATAAGTATGTTGAGATTGCAAGACAGTGCAAATATTTACCAGAAAACGACTTAAAG AGATTATGTGACTACGTATGTGATTTGCTACTCGAGGAATCAAATGTTCAACCAGTATCCACTCCAGTCACTGTTTGTGGAGACATTCATGGCCAG TTTTATGACCTATGTGAACTCTTCAGAACTGGCGGACAAGTTCCAGACACAAACTACATTTTTATG GGAGACTTTGTGGACAGGGGATACTACAGCTTGGAGACATTCACGTACCTGCTAGCCTTAAAAGCCAAGTGGCCGGACCGCATCACGCTTCTACGAGGAAATCACGAAAGCAGGCAGATAACACAGGTGTACGGCTTTTACG ATGAGTGCCAAACTAAATATGGGAATGCAAATGCGTGGCGATACTGCACTAAAGTGTTTGACATGCTAACAGTAGCGGCT TTGATAGACGAGCAGGTCCTTTGTGTGCATGGGGGTCTTTCACCTGACATCAAGACCCTGGACCAGATCCGCACAATCGAGCGCAACCAAGAGATTCCCCACAAGGGGGCCTTCTGTGACCTGGTGTGGTCGGACCCAGAGGATGTGGACACCTGGGCCATCAGTCCGCGAGGTGCTGGCTGGCTGTTTGGCGCCAAGGTCACTAATGAG TTTGTTCACATCAATAATCTGAAGCTGATTTGCCGTGCACACCAGCTGGTCCACGAGGGCTACAAGTTCATGTTTGACGAGAAGCTGGTGACAGTGTGGTCTGCGCCCAACTACTGTTACCGCTGTGGAAACATTGCCTCCATCATGGTCTTCAAAGACGTGAACACCCGGGAGCCCAAGCTGTTCCGCGCCGTGCCCGACTCGGAGCGGGTCATCCctcccagaacaacaacacctTACTTCCTCTAA